One Candidatus Poribacteria bacterium genomic window, GGAGCCGGGCTCAGGCGCGGGGTGTGGCGTCACGCCCAGATGGTAGCACCCGGCGTCTTGGGGCGACAAGAAAGCCAGAGCCCGATGCCGAACGGCGTCGGGCTCTGGCGTGATGGTTCAGTGCGGCACGTTGAGCTGAGTGGTCTGTTTCGCAGATATTCGCCGAATCCACGGACACCGTGAAGTAGGGGCGACGCGGCGCGTCGCCCCTACGGATCGTCACCGCTCTACGAAATGAGAGCTACTTCTCAGTGCCGGCGTAGCGCTTCTTGAACTCCGCCGACGCTTCGGCGCGTGCGGCGCGTTCTTCCGGCGGCATCTTCCCGACAAACCACCGGTGTTCGGGTCGCGACAGGATCTCGTCGAGCATGTGCTCGATTTCGACCGCTTCGGAGCGCTTCCCGGTCGCCTTGCCGTGTTCGATGACCTCCTTCACCTGGGGCACGAACTCGACGTAGAACCGGTCGGCAACCTCGAACATGCCGTGCCACTGCGTGTAGTCGGGACCCATCATCGAGGCTCCCATTCGAGCCCGGCGGCCCTCGTGGTGCCACAGATAGTAGTAGGTCCACTCGATCTCGTCGTCGAACTCGGTATCGGCGGTGATGAGTCCCTTCGCCTTCATCGCCTTCATGATGTCGGTCGCCGGGATGCCGAACTTGGTGTTGTAGAGTTCGACAAGGTCGTCGAACTGCGTGTAGAACGCCGCCACGTACTGCGCCGAGTGGCACTGATGGCAGACGTCCTTCATGTTCTCGCGGCGCTCTTCCCACGGGATCGTCTGCTCGCCCGCCTTGAGGGCTACTGCGTCCACCTTCTCGGAGATGGCGGGTCGCAGCGTCCACGAGATGCGTTCGCCCACGTCGTGGGTTACGCCCTGGTTCGGCGTCGCGCTCATGTGGCAGGTGGCGCAGGTCGGCGCTGCGACGTAGTCTTTGCCGACGATCCACGGGCGCGCCTTGAGGTTCATCTCCTCCTTGTGCGCGATGAAGTTGATGCCGTGCTTGGACTCTCGGTAGATCTCGTACTGCGGGTGATCGGGGCCCAGATGGCACTTGCCGCAGTCGTCGGGTTCGCGGGCTTGCGCGACTGAGAAGAAGTGACGGTTGTGGCACGCTGCGCACGAGCCGAGCGAGCCGTCGGGATTCAGTCTGCCGATACCCGTGTTGGGCCAGGTGTCGGGGTCGAGCACGAGCACGCCGGATGCGCGCTTGATCGGGTTCCCCTGCTCATCTTTCATCACCTTGATCTCGGACCCGTGGCACTGCTTACACCCGCTGACTGCCGCCGCGCTTTCGCTCTTCTCGCCATTGACAATCGGCGAATGTCCCTCGACGACCTCGGCGAGCACGTTGTCGAGCGATCCGAGGATCTTGCCCCCTTGCGCGTGATGGCTCCGCTGGAACTGGTCGAACACCTCTCGATGGCACTTCGAGCAGTCCTTGGGTGAAACCACCGTGGCGATTGTGTAGGTGTAGTGCTCGAAGGCGTCCACGTCGGCATCCTCAGCCGAGTGGCACTCCAAGCATCCGACGCCCTTCTGGGCGTGAACGCTTTCCTTCCATTGCATCACGGCAGTCCGGGCGTTGCTCGGCTGCGAGTGGCAGTCGATACATTTCGCGTTGTCGGATGATATGACGATGTGTGGTTTGGCGCCGGGGATACGTCTCACGCTCTCGACGTACCCGACGACGATGAGTGCGGCGAGCAGGAGGAAGCTCAGACCGCCGATGATGATCTGCTTCGCCTTCAATGACATCGCGCAACTCCCTTGGAGGTTCCTAGACGAACAGTTCCCAGATCGTGAATGCGATGAGGATTAGCACACCGACAATGCCGATCCAGACGGTCGCGTGCTTGTTGGGAAAAGCCCGTTCCAGGAGCCGATCGACGACGGGCCAGAACAGGAAGATTGTCACGAACACCATCGCCCCGAGTACGCCGACTGTGAACGACGTCAGCTTGAGCCAGCGAAACATCGGGAAGAAGTACCACTCAGGCTTGATGTGCTCCGGCGTCACGTTCGGGTCCGCCATCTGGCCCAGCGGCGCTGGCGCGATCAACGCCAGAACGGTGAGCAGAATCGTCAGCGTCATCCCGATGATCAGCTCGGTCATCACATGATCGGGGAAGAACGGGAAGGTCTTCCCGGCTTCCTCCTCGTCGCCCTCGTCGAGATCAGCGTCTGCGTGGATGGCGACGTCGAAATGGACGCCGTGCAGCCGAATCTGCAGGACATGGAATCCCAGCAGAATGACCATCACAGTCGGCAGAACGCCGATGTGCAGCACGAAGAACCGGGTGAGTGTGTTCGCGCCTACTTCATCGCCGCCCCGGATGAACCGAGCCATCATGTGACCGACGACCGGGGTTGCTTCGGCGATGTTCGTTCCGACCACGGCAGCCCAGTAGGAAAGCTGCTCGTAGACGAGCGAATAGCCCGTGAAGCCGAACGTGAACACGGTCAGCAGGATGGCGACTCCGAACATCCAGTTCATCTCGCGCGGCTTCCGGTAGGCGCGCGTGAAGAACACGCGGACCACGTGCATCAGCACGGCGAGCACCATCAGATTCGCCGCCCAGTGGTGAACGCTGCGGATGTACCATCCGAATCGGACTTCGTTCGTGATGTGGGCGACGGACTGGTACGCAGTGCCAGGGCTAGGGGAGTAGTAGAAGGTCAGGATAATGCCTGTCATCGCCTGGACGACGAACAAGTAGAGAGGCGTTCCGCCCAGGGCGAACCACCAATGCTTGAGGTGCATTGGGATCGCCTCGGCAGTCAGGTGCTTGAACTCGTCGAGATCCAACGGGAAGGACCGCTTCGCCCAGTTGACCGCACGTCGCATGTTTGGCATGTCGCAGTCCTTCCTAGGCGTCCAGCATGACGAAGATGGAGCCCTCGTCTTCCTCGACCGCGTACTGCTGCAGAGGTCGGGGCGGGGGCCCTACAACGACGTTGCCGTCGACGTCGAAGACGGCGTTGTGGCAGGGGCAGAAGAAGCGGTTGTGCTCGGGTTCCCAGTAGACGTGGCAACCCAAGTGGGTGCACGTCGTCGAGATCGCCCGCAATCCGCCTGCCGTCTGCACGAGAACGACATCGTGACCACGGAGGTCCCGGAACTTCTTGGCGCCCTCCTCTTCGAGGTGCGTCCTCGATGTGATGTAAACGCGCTGCGGTGTGCGCCGCTCGCGCCTCGGGAACAGGAACTGCAGACCGTACGATGCAGCGGTCGCGTAGGACACGAGTACGCCGAAGATCATCGCGACGGTTCCCAGGAAGCCTCGTCGCGATGGACCAGGCTGCTGGGCAGAGCCGCTTGGGGTGTGATTCTCTTGTCGCATACCAAGCCCTCGTACGTTCAGGTCTTACCCTGGGTCACAGACCGTGACGTTCGGGTGGCGGAACATGGGCGGCGCACAGGCGCAACTCCACGCTCTGGCACGACAATAGCCGACTCGTTCGTCCGTTGCAACGGTCAATTAACGAATTCGGAGTCTCAAATCGGATAATCGTGTATCGGATGTGCTTCCTCGGCTCGGATCGGGCTCGATGCCGCGTGTTGTTGGGTCTTCTGCGCAGTGATATACTGGCAGCGAAGCCCGGAGTTCCAAACCGTGCCGAGTCTTCTAGGAGTACGGCCCCATGGCAGGATGGCGTTGGCGATTCGCGGCTACGTGGGTGCTGTGCGCGTTGGTGCTACCCCTCGCGTACGCTCAAGACCTCGAAGAGCGCGTCATCGAACACACGCTTCCCAACGGCATGCGACTGCTTTTGCTCCGACGCACACAGTCCCCGACCGTCGCCGTGAACATGTACATCAAGGTCGGAGCGGTCGATGAACCGGTGAATCAGACCGGCATCGCCCACATGCTGGAGCACATGCTCTTCAAGGGAACCAAGGTCCTAGGGACGACGAACTATGAGGCGGAAGCTCCCATCATTCGGAGGCTCGACGAGCTCTACGCCGAATACGACCGCGAGAGGGATGCGAGTCAGGGCGAGGAGTCCGAACGGCTCAACGAGCTCCGGCAGCAGATCGATGCCGCGCAGGAGGAGCAGAAGCAGTACGTTCTCAGCAACGAGCTCGACCAAGTTCTCTCGTATCACGGCGCGGAGAACCTGAACGCCGGAACAAGCATCGACTACACGACGTACTACATGTCGCTCCCAGCGAACAAGCTGGAGCTGTGGATGATGATCGAGTCGGAGCGCATGCGCGACCCGATCTTGCGCGAGTTCTACGTCGAGCGCGACGTCGTCCTCGAAGAACGGCGCATGCGCTACGAAGTGCAGCCGGACGGCGTGCTGCAGGAGCAGTTCCAGGCGGCGGCGTTCGTCGCGCACCCGTACGGAAGACCTGTGATCGGCTGGCCCACCGACGTGAACCGCCTGAAGCGGCCCGATGCGGAGACGTTCTTCCGCACGTTCTATGCTCCGAACAACGTGGTCGTGGCGATCGTGGGCGATATCGAGCCGGAACAGGTCATCGAGAGGATGGCTTCGTATTTCGGCGACAT contains:
- a CDS encoding hydroxylamine oxidoreductase — protein: MSLKAKQIIIGGLSFLLLAALIVVGYVESVRRIPGAKPHIVISSDNAKCIDCHSQPSNARTAVMQWKESVHAQKGVGCLECHSAEDADVDAFEHYTYTIATVVSPKDCSKCHREVFDQFQRSHHAQGGKILGSLDNVLAEVVEGHSPIVNGEKSESAAAVSGCKQCHGSEIKVMKDEQGNPIKRASGVLVLDPDTWPNTGIGRLNPDGSLGSCAACHNRHFFSVAQAREPDDCGKCHLGPDHPQYEIYRESKHGINFIAHKEEMNLKARPWIVGKDYVAAPTCATCHMSATPNQGVTHDVGERISWTLRPAISEKVDAVALKAGEQTIPWEERRENMKDVCHQCHSAQYVAAFYTQFDDLVELYNTKFGIPATDIMKAMKAKGLITADTEFDDEIEWTYYYLWHHEGRRARMGASMMGPDYTQWHGMFEVADRFYVEFVPQVKEVIEHGKATGKRSEAVEIEHMLDEILSRPEHRWFVGKMPPEERAARAEASAEFKKRYAGTEK
- a CDS encoding cytochrome bc complex cytochrome b subunit, whose product is MPNMRRAVNWAKRSFPLDLDEFKHLTAEAIPMHLKHWWFALGGTPLYLFVVQAMTGIILTFYYSPSPGTAYQSVAHITNEVRFGWYIRSVHHWAANLMVLAVLMHVVRVFFTRAYRKPREMNWMFGVAILLTVFTFGFTGYSLVYEQLSYWAAVVGTNIAEATPVVGHMMARFIRGGDEVGANTLTRFFVLHIGVLPTVMVILLGFHVLQIRLHGVHFDVAIHADADLDEGDEEEAGKTFPFFPDHVMTELIIGMTLTILLTVLALIAPAPLGQMADPNVTPEHIKPEWYFFPMFRWLKLTSFTVGVLGAMVFVTIFLFWPVVDRLLERAFPNKHATVWIGIVGVLILIAFTIWELFV
- a CDS encoding Rieske (2Fe-2S) protein, translated to MRQENHTPSGSAQQPGPSRRGFLGTVAMIFGVLVSYATAASYGLQFLFPRRERRTPQRVYITSRTHLEEEGAKKFRDLRGHDVVLVQTAGGLRAISTTCTHLGCHVYWEPEHNRFFCPCHNAVFDVDGNVVVGPPPRPLQQYAVEEDEGSIFVMLDA
- a CDS encoding insulinase family protein, with the translated sequence MAGWRWRFAATWVLCALVLPLAYAQDLEERVIEHTLPNGMRLLLLRRTQSPTVAVNMYIKVGAVDEPVNQTGIAHMLEHMLFKGTKVLGTTNYEAEAPIIRRLDELYAEYDRERDASQGEESERLNELRQQIDAAQEEQKQYVLSNELDQVLSYHGAENLNAGTSIDYTTYYMSLPANKLELWMMIESERMRDPILREFYVERDVVLEERRMRYEVQPDGVLQEQFQAAAFVAHPYGRPVIGWPTDVNRLKRPDAETFFRTFYAPNNVVVAIVGDIEPEQVIERMASYFGDIPPQPIPERIATVEPPQAGERRVSVEFDAEPQVMIGYHKPTVPSFDDFVFDVISGLLTSGRTSRLYRALVEEQQVAVNVDTYNGWPGARYPNLFLIEATPRFPHTAEDAEKAIYAELERLANEPVPERELQKIRNQLEAGFIRGLNSNEGMSSQLAYFESIAGTWKYVLQFRETVARITAEDVQRVAKQYLKASNRTVATLVKTATESE